The following coding sequences lie in one bacterium genomic window:
- a CDS encoding DegT/DnrJ/EryC1/StrS family aminotransferase: MAIKVWDYLDEYKAEKEDIFDAIEKVFSSGQLILGPSVKNFEFAFAQYCNVKYGVGVDNATNGLFLAMKALGIGSGDEVITVSNTAVPTVAAIAATGAKARFVDIKPETYLMDVEQLESVITEKTKCLLPVHLFGQCVDMDSLLTMAKKYNLYVIEDCSQSHGATYKGRKAGSMGDLGVFSFYPTKPLGGYGDGGMVMTNNDALNAKLRRLRFYGMENVYYSEEDGYNSRLDEVHAEILLRKLKRLDDYIAMRQALSNRYDKILASTSLTLPKIEKGNTHVYYVYVCRHSNRDDIIKELAKREIFVNISYPWPIHIMRGYSYLGYSEGDLPETEKAAKEIFSLPMYPRLKYDQQDKVCLAISEILQENIAFPTAVRSD, encoded by the coding sequence ATGGCGATTAAAGTATGGGATTATTTAGATGAATATAAGGCAGAGAAAGAAGACATTTTTGATGCCATAGAGAAGGTTTTCAGCTCAGGTCAGTTAATATTAGGACCAAGTGTCAAAAATTTTGAATTTGCCTTTGCACAATATTGTAATGTCAAGTATGGTGTGGGTGTGGATAATGCCACCAATGGTTTATTCCTTGCTATGAAGGCACTTGGCATTGGCAGTGGCGATGAAGTGATAACTGTATCCAATACCGCTGTCCCAACCGTAGCGGCAATAGCCGCTACCGGAGCAAAAGCACGCTTCGTTGACATTAAACCAGAAACATACCTGATGGATGTCGAACAATTAGAATCAGTCATCACCGAGAAAACCAAATGTTTATTGCCTGTCCATCTTTTTGGTCAGTGTGTTGATATGGATTCCTTGTTGACCATGGCTAAAAAATACAATCTTTATGTCATAGAGGATTGTTCACAAAGCCATGGTGCTACTTATAAAGGACGCAAGGCAGGTTCGATGGGTGATTTAGGTGTTTTTTCCTTTTACCCAACCAAACCTTTAGGTGGATATGGAGATGGTGGCATGGTTATGACAAACAATGATGCATTGAATGCTAAATTGAGAAGGTTACGATTTTATGGTATGGAAAATGTTTATTATTCTGAAGAAGATGGCTATAATTCACGCCTCGATGAAGTTCATGCTGAAATTTTACTGCGTAAGTTGAAACGATTGGATGACTATATTGCTATGAGACAAGCTTTATCTAATCGCTATGATAAAATACTTGCCTCTACATCACTAACACTTCCAAAGATAGAAAAAGGCAATACGCATGTCTATTATGTTTATGTTTGTCGGCATTCAAATCGTGATGATATTATCAAGGAATTAGCCAAACGCGAGATATTTGTTAATATCAGCTATCCCTGGCCAATTCATATTATGCGGGGCTATAGTTATCTTGGATATAGTGAAGGAGATTTGCCCGAAACAGAAAAAGCAGCTAAGGAAATTTTCTCATTACCTATGTATCCCAGACTAAAATATGACCAGCAGGATAAAGTCTGCCTGGCAATAAGTGAGATTTTGCAGGAAAATATAGCATTCCCAACCGCTGTGAGGTCGGATTGA
- a CDS encoding Gfo/Idh/MocA family oxidoreductase — translation MEILIIGYSSIARRRVIPALLSLKNIEKIHLATRQNPIENIIPLEKRGDVYHDYGEAISKYRGELVYVSLPNSMHAEWIRQALNKRFHVMVDKPAVINLADAENMVEYAQRNKLCLAEANVWSYHPLTKILRKMISEDNKPLLSITATFTSPPLEPNNFRYNPELGSGIILDRGSYAVSCSRIFFGKKPIEIISRITSSNMNGVDTSFSLMMIYDSGSVLQGFFSLEAEYKNSISCIGQSYYFETERIFTPPADIELVINVKRGNRTQQLTIEKGDSFALFIDDVLTSIKNNSFQRFAKILLEDAQLLEIIRNLPHKAM, via the coding sequence ATGGAAATACTTATCATCGGTTATTCATCAATAGCCAGGCGAAGGGTAATACCTGCTTTATTGTCTTTGAAGAATATTGAAAAAATCCATCTGGCAACACGACAAAATCCAATTGAGAATATAATTCCTTTGGAAAAGCGTGGTGATGTTTATCACGATTATGGAGAGGCAATTTCTAAATACAGGGGTGAGTTGGTTTATGTGTCTTTGCCCAATAGTATGCATGCAGAATGGATAAGGCAAGCATTAAATAAAAGGTTCCATGTGATGGTGGATAAACCAGCAGTTATTAATCTGGCTGATGCGGAGAATATGGTGGAGTATGCACAAAGAAACAAGTTGTGCCTGGCTGAGGCAAATGTGTGGTCATATCATCCTCTGACAAAGATACTGCGAAAAATGATTAGTGAGGATAATAAGCCTCTTTTATCCATAACAGCAACATTTACCTCTCCACCTTTAGAACCAAACAATTTCCGTTACAATCCAGAATTAGGTAGTGGTATAATCCTTGATCGAGGGTCTTATGCCGTTAGCTGTAGCAGAATATTTTTTGGTAAAAAGCCGATTGAAATTATCTCAAGGATAACTTCATCCAATATGAATGGAGTTGATACTTCATTTAGTCTGATGATGATTTATGACTCTGGTTCTGTTCTGCAAGGATTTTTCAGTCTGGAGGCAGAATATAAAAATAGTATCTCTTGTATAGGACAATCTTATTACTTTGAGACAGAACGAATATTTACGCCACCTGCGGATATTGAATTAGTTATTAATGTCAAAAGAGGCAATAGAACTCAACAACTTACAATTGAGAAGGGTGATTCATTTGCTTTATTTATTGATGATGTGCTAACATCGATAAAGAATAATTCGTTTCAACGATTTGCCAAAATACTGCTGGAAGATGCACAACTATTAGAAATCATAAGAAATCTTCCACATAAGGCTATGTGA
- a CDS encoding NDP-hexose 2,3-dehydratase family protein, with translation MVSKKRWEKEFLKSALVKEGILKLSEFFRWLENRCQANTFLVEKTSLNKLKGWYFEKDTGNLVHESGKFFRIEGIDVQTNFGHTSHWMQPIINQPEIGILGFLVKKINGVVHFLVQAKMEPGNVNLVQISPTVQATRSNFTQVHGGSRPKYLDYFLDRKNNKFLIDQLQSEQGSRFLCKRNRNMIVEIQEDEDIEVYDDFCWLTLGQLFELLKIDNLINMDSRTVLSCIRFDDNEDNLNYLLKNRDKLSFDQAVLLSSLRNEPEAVNDFDNIVSWFTHMKTHYELKISRIALNQVKGWQNDGNVIRAENGKYFSIIGVAVKASNREVQGWEQPLIESAKGGILCFICQKKNGILHFLIQGRVEPGNFDCLEMAPTLQCTPSNYEQTNLFPPFYDFVVNARPDQIRYSALQSEEGGRFYHDQNRYLVIEADEDEELKLPDNYVWMTIHQIKGFIRFNNYLNIEARGLLSCLSVQSSQ, from the coding sequence ATGGTTTCAAAAAAAAGATGGGAAAAAGAATTCCTGAAATCCGCTCTTGTCAAGGAGGGTATTTTAAAGCTATCGGAATTCTTTAGATGGTTAGAAAATCGTTGTCAGGCCAACACTTTTTTAGTTGAGAAAACCTCATTGAATAAATTAAAAGGCTGGTATTTTGAAAAAGATACCGGTAATCTTGTGCATGAGAGTGGGAAATTTTTCCGTATTGAAGGGATAGATGTCCAAACAAATTTTGGGCATACCAGTCACTGGATGCAACCAATTATCAATCAGCCAGAAATCGGAATATTAGGGTTTTTAGTAAAAAAAATAAATGGAGTAGTGCATTTTCTTGTTCAGGCTAAAATGGAGCCCGGAAATGTGAATTTGGTGCAAATATCACCAACCGTGCAGGCAACGCGAAGTAATTTTACCCAGGTTCACGGTGGTTCCAGACCAAAATACTTAGATTATTTTTTGGATAGAAAAAATAATAAATTTTTGATTGACCAGTTGCAGTCTGAGCAAGGCTCGCGGTTTTTATGCAAGCGTAATCGCAATATGATTGTTGAAATTCAGGAAGATGAAGATATTGAAGTATATGATGATTTCTGCTGGCTGACATTAGGACAATTATTTGAATTACTCAAGATAGATAATTTGATTAATATGGATTCTCGCACTGTCCTATCCTGCATACGGTTCGATGACAATGAAGACAACTTGAATTATTTACTCAAGAATAGAGATAAACTTTCTTTTGACCAGGCTGTTTTGTTATCATCATTAAGAAATGAACCCGAGGCGGTGAATGACTTTGATAACATTGTCAGCTGGTTCACTCATATGAAAACACATTATGAACTGAAAATTTCTCGAATTGCTCTTAATCAAGTAAAAGGATGGCAAAATGACGGAAATGTTATTCGAGCAGAGAATGGGAAATACTTTTCCATCATCGGGGTAGCGGTTAAAGCAAGTAATCGTGAGGTGCAAGGTTGGGAACAACCTTTAATTGAATCCGCCAAAGGAGGGATTTTATGTTTTATTTGCCAGAAAAAAAATGGTATTCTGCATTTCCTTATTCAAGGAAGGGTTGAACCAGGCAATTTTGATTGCCTTGAAATGGCTCCAACCCTACAATGCACTCCCTCTAATTATGAGCAGACAAATCTTTTTCCGCCATTTTATGATTTTGTTGTTAATGCTAGACCAGACCAGATACGCTACAGTGCCCTACAATCTGAAGAAGGCGGAAGGTTTTACCATGACCAGAACCGTTATCTTGTTATTGAAGCTGATGAAGATGAGGAATTAAAACTACCTGACAATTATGTCTGGATGACCATCCATCAGATAAAAGGATTTATTAGATTTAATAATTATTTGAACATAGAAGCAAGGGGGTTGTTATCTTGTTTGTCTGTCCAATCAAGCCAGTAA
- a CDS encoding FdtA/QdtA family cupin domain-containing protein yields the protein MNLEIVDWIKFQDVRDERGRLTAIEGEEHIPFQIARVFYVHQVVLGVARGGHAHRDTDQVLIGIHGSLKVDVSDGEEVKTFLLDDSGKGIYVPRMLWIHMYNFSPDGVCLILANTKYDMSKSIRTWEEYLKVKGLPWREEPKGR from the coding sequence ATGAATTTAGAAATAGTTGATTGGATTAAATTTCAGGATGTTAGAGATGAAAGAGGTCGTTTGACTGCTATTGAGGGTGAAGAGCATATTCCTTTCCAAATTGCCAGGGTATTTTATGTTCATCAGGTAGTATTAGGTGTAGCCAGGGGTGGCCACGCTCATAGAGATACAGATCAGGTATTAATTGGCATACATGGCTCGTTGAAGGTGGATGTGTCAGATGGAGAGGAGGTTAAGACATTTTTGCTTGATGACTCTGGAAAAGGAATTTATGTGCCAAGGATGCTCTGGATACATATGTATAACTTTAGCCCGGATGGTGTTTGTCTTATACTTGCCAATACTAAATATGATATGTCAAAATCGATAAGGACATGGGAAGAATATCTTAAAGTTAAAGGATTGCCATGGCGGGAGGAACCAAAAGGTAGATAG
- a CDS encoding glycosyltransferase, with translation MKLFVIFNIGSVPTVIKDGEKGILVPKGDIKSLSESIIRIEQDSKLKKKIEEEGRKTAVREFSLESMAEGTIKVYEKVLEIGNQMI, from the coding sequence GTGAAACTCTTTGTGATCTTTAATATTGGCAGTGTCCCAACGGTAATTAAAGATGGAGAAAAGGGTATTCTTGTGCCCAAAGGAGATATCAAGAGCCTAAGTGAAAGTATAATCAGGATAGAGCAGGATTCTAAATTAAAGAAAAAGATTGAAGAAGAAGGAAGAAAAACAGCAGTAAGAGAGTTTAGTTTGGAAAGTATGGCTGAAGGCACAATCAAAGTATATGAAAAGGTATTAGAAATTGGTAATCAGATGATATGA